The following are from one region of the Chryseobacterium shigense genome:
- a CDS encoding DUF4421 family protein, with amino-acid sequence MRLKSAIVFLCSLVASLLKAQTDTAKIKSYADQVMVRVNLDTNIENYIFTEGPEDKPIETIFSINNKTRASFSIDYRIISATISFTPGFLPGNNDDELKGSSSYADLRFRFFPKKFIQTVYYKNVKGFYMENMSDFFPDWREGKDPYLQFPDLRVQSFGGSTAYVLKDNFSLKSIYTQGEWQKESRGSWVPVVDYDLSVFRDIIEGKKSKENQYSFGASMGYFYNWVPGAGKKVNIAPNISLGLGGMFSSSWDILDNGAKANKQNTQYLTLKFAAGLHIGYNTDHFLFGGKFNVTAYAYNEKDNQNVQNNNIYGLLYIGYRFPPPKVIKRNYDRVQKKIPIL; translated from the coding sequence TTGAGACTGAAATCAGCCATTGTATTTTTGTGTTCTCTTGTAGCTTCTCTGCTGAAGGCACAAACCGATACCGCCAAAATCAAGTCCTATGCAGATCAGGTAATGGTCCGCGTAAACCTTGATACCAATATTGAAAACTATATTTTTACAGAAGGACCGGAGGATAAGCCCATAGAAACCATCTTTAGTATCAATAATAAAACAAGAGCTTCTTTTTCTATAGATTACAGGATTATAAGTGCAACCATTTCATTTACACCAGGCTTTCTTCCCGGGAATAATGATGATGAACTTAAAGGCAGCAGCTCTTACGCAGACCTGAGATTCAGGTTTTTCCCGAAAAAATTCATACAGACTGTTTATTACAAAAACGTAAAAGGTTTTTACATGGAAAATATGAGCGACTTTTTCCCGGATTGGAGGGAAGGAAAGGATCCATATCTTCAGTTTCCCGATCTGAGAGTTCAAAGCTTTGGAGGATCTACAGCCTACGTCCTGAAAGATAACTTTTCCCTGAAAAGCATTTATACCCAGGGCGAATGGCAGAAAGAAAGCCGCGGAAGCTGGGTTCCTGTTGTAGATTATGACCTTTCCGTATTCAGGGATATTATAGAAGGTAAGAAAAGTAAAGAAAACCAATACAGTTTCGGAGCAAGTATGGGCTACTTCTATAATTGGGTTCCGGGAGCCGGAAAAAAAGTAAATATTGCTCCCAATATTTCTTTAGGACTGGGCGGAATGTTTTCCAGCAGCTGGGACATCCTTGATAACGGAGCAAAAGCCAACAAGCAGAACACACAGTATTTAACCCTTAAGTTTGCTGCAGGACTTCATATAGGATATAACACAGACCATTTTCTGTTCGGGGGCAAATTCAATGTCACAGCATATGCCTACAATGAAAAAGATAACCAGAATGTTCAGAATAATAATATATACGGACTTCTTTACATAGGTTACCGCTTTCCGCCACCAAAGGTGATCAAAAGAAATTACGACAGGGTACAGAA
- the feoB gene encoding ferrous iron transport protein B, translating to MQENKKKQVLLVGNPNVGKSTVFNALCNKKQKTGNYAGVTVASHSGNYTYKNEEVEVIDLPGSYSVYPSSEDEAIFSKFLIDEQKNYEGVIYILEALSLKRGLLLFQQIQDLGIPMILVVNQMDQAKRRGITIDIQKFSDALGIKIIQTNAKEHIGIDEIKEAVLNNGFKKADKISFETPNEHKDFIQKITAHKGLDNEYKAWMSLSLGSDPGRIESIKDLLNEPDSKSLVPKRLQVQETVRRYQNVDKILADVISKKAQFKELLTEKLDKVLVHKFWGYVVFLLILLIIFQSVFFLAEYPMNWIDDSFSWLAAFAGEHLPEGPVNSLISSGIIPGIGGIVVFAPQIGILLYFLYLLEDSGYMARVVFLMDRLLRPFGLNGKSIVPLVSGTACAIPAVISTRNIENVKERLLTILVTPFMTCSARLPVYSIIIGLIISDGSFLGIKYKALVLMGMYLLGFLVALFSAAVLRRFIKNKDKTYLVMDLPTYKKPLFGYDFKMVLGKVWDFVTGAGKIIFIVSIIVWFLSYFGPKQKADEFVAADVHLDHSYLAKMGKGIEPLIAPLGYDWKMGVGILTSFVAREVFVGTMSTLYSLEDDAPEVKVIDKMRRDVKPNGEKVFSFATGISVLLFYAFAMQCVSTLAVVYRETKSWKWTGFQVVMMTGLAYFVSLIAYQILK from the coding sequence ATGCAGGAAAATAAGAAAAAACAGGTCCTTTTAGTCGGGAACCCTAACGTAGGAAAGTCTACTGTTTTCAATGCACTGTGCAATAAGAAACAGAAGACCGGAAACTACGCAGGTGTTACTGTCGCTAGTCATTCCGGAAATTATACCTATAAAAACGAGGAAGTTGAGGTAATTGATCTTCCCGGTTCGTACAGCGTTTATCCAAGCTCTGAAGATGAAGCTATTTTTTCCAAGTTTCTTATTGATGAACAGAAAAATTATGAAGGAGTTATCTATATCCTTGAGGCGCTAAGCTTAAAAAGGGGATTGCTTCTTTTCCAGCAGATACAGGATCTGGGTATTCCTATGATTTTGGTGGTTAACCAGATGGATCAGGCAAAAAGAAGAGGAATCACTATTGATATTCAGAAATTTTCCGATGCTTTAGGCATTAAAATTATTCAGACCAATGCCAAAGAACACATTGGAATTGATGAAATAAAAGAAGCCGTATTAAATAACGGGTTTAAAAAAGCAGACAAAATCTCCTTTGAAACACCGAACGAGCATAAAGATTTTATTCAGAAAATAACGGCCCATAAAGGGCTTGATAACGAATATAAAGCCTGGATGAGCCTTTCTTTAGGTTCTGACCCGGGAAGAATAGAGTCCATAAAAGACCTGCTGAACGAACCGGATTCCAAAAGCCTGGTTCCGAAAAGACTTCAGGTGCAGGAAACCGTAAGAAGATATCAGAATGTAGATAAAATATTAGCAGATGTAATTTCTAAAAAAGCCCAGTTCAAAGAGCTTCTGACAGAAAAGTTAGATAAAGTACTCGTCCACAAATTCTGGGGTTATGTCGTTTTTCTGTTAATCCTTCTGATTATCTTTCAAAGCGTTTTCTTCCTTGCAGAATATCCAATGAACTGGATCGATGATTCCTTTTCATGGTTAGCTGCTTTTGCAGGAGAACATTTGCCGGAAGGTCCCGTCAATTCACTGATTTCAAGCGGGATTATCCCGGGAATCGGAGGAATTGTAGTATTTGCCCCTCAGATCGGTATTTTATTATATTTCCTATATTTATTGGAGGACTCAGGATACATGGCGAGAGTTGTATTCCTGATGGACAGGTTATTGCGCCCTTTCGGACTCAACGGAAAGAGTATCGTCCCGCTGGTATCAGGAACAGCCTGCGCTATTCCTGCGGTAATCTCCACGAGAAACATTGAGAATGTAAAAGAAAGACTGCTGACTATCCTGGTTACCCCTTTCATGACCTGTTCTGCAAGGCTTCCGGTGTATAGTATCATTATCGGGCTTATCATTTCAGACGGATCATTCCTCGGAATTAAATATAAAGCCCTCGTGCTGATGGGAATGTATCTTCTGGGCTTCCTTGTAGCCCTGTTTTCAGCAGCCGTTCTCAGAAGGTTTATCAAAAATAAAGACAAGACTTACCTTGTAATGGATCTTCCAACCTATAAAAAGCCACTTTTCGGATACGATTTTAAAATGGTTTTGGGAAAAGTCTGGGACTTCGTTACCGGAGCAGGAAAAATCATTTTTATTGTAAGTATTATCGTTTGGTTTTTGAGTTATTTCGGACCAAAACAGAAAGCGGACGAGTTTGTAGCCGCAGACGTTCACCTGGACCATTCTTACCTTGCTAAAATGGGTAAGGGAATAGAACCTCTTATTGCACCGCTTGGCTACGACTGGAAAATGGGAGTGGGAATCCTGACAAGTTTTGTGGCAAGAGAAGTTTTCGTAGGAACCATGTCTACCCTCTACAGTCTGGAAGACGATGCTCCCGAAGTAAAAGTAATAGATAAAATGAGAAGAGATGTGAAGCCAAACGGTGAAAAAGTTTTCAGCTTCGCAACAGGAATTTCCGTACTCTTGTTTTACGCATTTGCAATGCAGTGTGTTTCCACACTTGCAGTAGTCTACAGAGAAACCAAAAGCTGGAAATGGACTGGCTTTCAGGTAGTGATGATGACCGGTTTGGCATATTTTGTGTCGTTGATAGCATATCAGATTTTAAAATAA
- a CDS encoding ferrous iron transport protein A — MKEINLHKLSGFPKNKMGKILGYDNDHLKMPNKIIEMGLLPETVFRILYQAPFNGPMYVEFGEEKSRIALREEEGDYIIVEELN; from the coding sequence TTGAAAGAGATTAACTTGCATAAATTAAGCGGGTTCCCTAAAAATAAAATGGGGAAGATTTTAGGTTATGATAATGATCACCTGAAAATGCCCAACAAAATCATAGAAATGGGGCTTTTGCCGGAAACCGTTTTCAGGATATTGTACCAGGCCCCGTTCAATGGTCCCATGTATGTAGAATTTGGAGAAGAAAAAAGCCGTATTGCTCTTCGTGAAGAAGAAGGAGATTATATCATTGTTGAAGAATTGAATTAA
- a CDS encoding GLPGLI family protein produces the protein MKNLFSVFFIALFAFASAQDSKESKESANRFFYELTFKPKKDSAKTDKVVTILDITDKNRSVYQDYTVIAQDSIMKVEIEAMQKAGMMKDLSKTLKSPKISARVYKSYPSMKVQYVDKIANGFTPSNIGYSEDIKFNWNILNDKQKIGEYNAQKATTEFGGRKWTAWFSTDLPFQDGPYKFFGLPGLIVKIEDDQKNYSWVLQGNKKVKDYTEYSYIENLMQAKGGKVNELTREKFEKTFNDFKKDPFASIRPMMTQEMLSKTVPGMDGTVGDMVKKQEKQYKDFYSANDNPIEISSSDQDKKKK, from the coding sequence ATGAAAAATCTATTTTCTGTATTCTTTATTGCACTTTTTGCTTTTGCATCGGCACAGGATTCCAAAGAATCAAAAGAGTCGGCAAACCGTTTCTTCTATGAGCTTACTTTTAAGCCGAAGAAAGATTCTGCCAAGACGGATAAAGTGGTGACCATACTGGATATTACAGATAAAAACAGATCAGTTTACCAGGATTATACTGTAATTGCACAGGATTCTATTATGAAAGTTGAAATAGAAGCCATGCAGAAAGCCGGAATGATGAAAGACCTTTCAAAAACCCTGAAAAGTCCGAAAATTTCAGCCAGAGTATACAAGTCCTACCCAAGCATGAAAGTTCAGTATGTAGATAAGATTGCCAACGGATTTACGCCAAGCAACATAGGATACAGCGAAGACATAAAATTCAACTGGAATATCCTTAATGACAAACAGAAAATAGGCGAGTATAATGCTCAAAAAGCCACCACTGAATTTGGAGGAAGAAAATGGACAGCATGGTTCAGCACAGACTTACCGTTTCAGGATGGGCCTTACAAATTCTTCGGACTTCCCGGTTTGATCGTTAAAATTGAAGATGATCAGAAAAATTACTCATGGGTTTTACAAGGAAACAAAAAAGTAAAAGATTATACAGAATATTCTTATATTGAAAACCTGATGCAGGCAAAAGGCGGGAAAGTGAATGAACTGACGAGAGAGAAATTTGAAAAAACATTCAACGATTTCAAAAAAGACCCTTTTGCATCCATCAGACCTATGATGACACAGGAGATGCTGTCTAAAACAGTTCCCGGAATGGATGGAACAGTTGGTGATATGGTAAAAAAACAGGAAAAACAGTATAAAGACTTCTACAGTGCCAATGATAACCCGATAGAAATATCATCATCAGATCAGGACAAGAAGAAAAAATAA
- a CDS encoding DinB family protein, with the protein MDTLSQFKDELEAEYQTTRKFFEVYPEGKNDYAPHEKSMKMMPLATHISEIFGWPDTMLKTSDLDFAKGDYQPKQLSTKEDLLQALEENYHAAQKALDNAEEENLNDSWALKNNGQELAKWSKYGSIRHSLNQITHHRAQLGVYYRLNDIPLPGSYGPSADYQGF; encoded by the coding sequence ATGGATACTTTATCACAATTTAAAGATGAACTTGAAGCAGAGTACCAAACGACCAGAAAGTTTTTCGAGGTTTATCCTGAAGGAAAAAACGACTACGCCCCTCATGAGAAAAGCATGAAAATGATGCCTCTTGCCACCCACATCTCCGAAATTTTCGGATGGCCGGATACCATGCTGAAAACGTCTGACCTTGATTTTGCCAAAGGGGATTATCAGCCTAAGCAGCTTTCTACAAAGGAAGACCTTTTACAGGCATTGGAAGAAAATTACCATGCTGCACAGAAGGCTCTCGATAATGCTGAAGAGGAAAACCTCAATGATAGCTGGGCGTTAAAAAACAACGGCCAAGAACTGGCAAAATGGAGCAAATACGGCTCTATCCGCCACTCTTTAAACCAGATTACCCATCACAGAGCCCAATTGGGGGTTTATTACCGACTGAATGACATCCCTCTTCCGGGAAGCTATGGTCCTTCTGCAGACTATCAGGGTTTTTAG
- a CDS encoding carboxypeptidase-like regulatory domain-containing protein — MKRKISLFLMLFFTVLTFAQKTVSGKITDEDGSGIPSASVTIEEPGKDAILAYGITNSKGEYKVTFTSAEPNVDLKVKAFNQKPLTQQISNSDQTLTFKMQSEATEIKEVQLKTKMITARGDTIAYDLKAFDSKSDRTLADVMRKIPGIEVNKDGSILYQGNAINKFYVNGKDLMEGGYGTINNSLPKDAVQKVEVLENHQPVKILQDKVPSDQAAINIKLKNSVTMTGRGEVGTGFGDPWLWNVKLTPMFFGQKSQWVVNYKTNNMGEQVENEGNILAFGNRFEGRRINASQDDWLNVENASTPNLPVKRYLMNSVHYLSANYLTNIDKKKEWELKANANYTNNAVERQSYSQTDYFGGSSNYTNILNNFYTDKAKGELIFTKNAKKGFFKNTTSFSQYWNADRGIVDRTDVKDGKQRHADEATESPTTSFQNSLSTIIPWKEKMVNVLSYLSYQTDKQDLEVSPSSYLDIPGFTPSSGSSFVRQNLRLKTFEANHSANIGFSTKGWTFTPEVGFNFKTTDLVSDLSNITTTGVLPEAYSNDLKYTTATPYGSLGVNFKSESWMLYANFPVNSNNIKAEDPLRNVAKTVNKVTFEPSIFAQYTFASFWKASVNANINNNFGEINTAYSGFLMTSPSAINAMDIDNPIPQNNNKSAGTRIEYRNPLNNLFFNVNYRFSDAKRNLISNPTINGPGYSIMKYIEQDNHIISNGYSAEVGKYFPKFKTNASLTYSNNTTKSDAFLNNDSYNNKNNGQSYGIKFNNTYFSWMSVDYNASISRTKQTSTGKINSNAVRTGFTHNLGVFFYPVENHTIGFNWDQVNTNAADQKYRNGFYDVSYQFTWAKKKIDFEVKWMNIANKKVFETYDINTTNITFTRYQLRPSQVMFTVKFNFK; from the coding sequence ATGAAAAGAAAGATTTCTTTATTTCTGATGCTCTTTTTCACGGTGCTCACATTTGCGCAGAAAACAGTGTCAGGAAAAATCACTGATGAAGACGGATCCGGCATACCCAGTGCCAGTGTTACCATAGAGGAACCGGGCAAAGATGCTATTCTGGCATATGGGATCACTAATTCCAAAGGGGAGTATAAAGTAACATTCACATCAGCAGAACCCAATGTGGACCTGAAAGTGAAGGCATTCAATCAAAAACCTCTGACACAGCAGATCAGTAACAGCGACCAGACCCTAACGTTCAAAATGCAGTCTGAAGCAACAGAAATAAAAGAAGTTCAGTTAAAAACCAAAATGATTACCGCGAGAGGAGATACCATCGCCTATGATCTTAAGGCTTTTGACAGTAAAAGTGACAGAACACTTGCCGATGTGATGAGAAAAATCCCCGGTATTGAAGTTAATAAAGACGGAAGTATCCTCTACCAGGGAAATGCAATCAATAAATTTTATGTTAATGGTAAAGACCTGATGGAAGGAGGTTACGGAACAATCAACAATTCACTTCCAAAAGATGCCGTACAAAAAGTAGAAGTACTGGAAAATCACCAGCCGGTAAAGATTCTTCAGGATAAAGTGCCTTCTGACCAGGCTGCGATCAATATCAAGTTAAAAAATTCCGTTACCATGACCGGAAGAGGAGAAGTGGGAACGGGATTTGGAGATCCATGGCTATGGAATGTTAAGCTTACCCCAATGTTTTTCGGACAGAAAAGCCAATGGGTAGTTAATTATAAAACCAATAATATGGGGGAACAGGTAGAAAACGAAGGAAATATCCTGGCTTTCGGAAACAGGTTCGAGGGGAGAAGAATTAATGCCTCCCAGGACGACTGGCTGAACGTGGAAAATGCAAGTACACCCAACCTTCCGGTAAAAAGATATCTGATGAACAGTGTGCATTATCTTTCTGCCAACTATCTTACCAATATCGACAAAAAGAAAGAATGGGAACTTAAAGCCAACGCCAACTATACCAATAACGCTGTTGAAAGACAGTCTTACAGCCAGACAGATTACTTTGGAGGAAGCTCTAACTATACAAACATTCTGAATAATTTCTATACCGATAAGGCAAAAGGAGAATTGATATTTACCAAAAATGCCAAAAAGGGATTCTTTAAAAATACAACAAGCTTCTCTCAATACTGGAATGCAGACAGAGGAATTGTTGACAGAACAGATGTTAAAGACGGTAAACAGAGACATGCAGATGAAGCCACAGAATCACCTACCACATCATTCCAAAACTCATTGAGTACAATCATCCCATGGAAAGAAAAAATGGTCAATGTTTTATCTTATTTAAGCTATCAGACAGATAAACAGGATCTGGAAGTTTCACCATCTTCTTATTTGGATATTCCTGGATTTACTCCGTCATCAGGCAGCAGTTTTGTCCGCCAGAATTTAAGGCTCAAAACTTTTGAAGCCAACCATTCCGCAAATATTGGCTTTTCTACAAAAGGCTGGACATTTACTCCGGAAGTTGGATTTAATTTTAAAACAACAGATCTGGTTTCAGATTTATCAAATATAACCACAACAGGAGTACTTCCGGAAGCTTATAGTAATGATCTGAAATATACAACGGCAACACCATACGGAAGCCTAGGCGTAAACTTTAAGAGCGAATCATGGATGTTGTATGCCAACTTCCCTGTAAATTCTAATAATATTAAAGCGGAAGATCCGTTAAGAAATGTTGCAAAAACAGTAAACAAAGTTACTTTTGAGCCAAGTATCTTTGCACAGTACACTTTTGCCTCTTTCTGGAAAGCTTCGGTAAATGCTAACATCAATAATAATTTTGGAGAAATAAATACGGCTTATTCAGGATTTTTGATGACTTCACCAAGTGCAATTAATGCAATGGATATAGACAACCCGATTCCCCAGAATAATAACAAATCTGCAGGAACAAGAATAGAATACAGAAACCCGCTGAATAACCTTTTCTTTAATGTGAACTATAGATTTTCTGATGCTAAAAGAAACCTGATCTCCAACCCTACAATCAATGGGCCTGGGTATAGCATAATGAAGTATATAGAGCAGGACAACCATATTATCAGTAACGGATATTCAGCAGAAGTAGGAAAGTATTTTCCAAAGTTTAAAACAAATGCTTCCCTTACTTACAGTAATAATACAACGAAATCCGATGCATTCCTGAATAATGATTCTTATAACAATAAGAATAACGGTCAGTCTTATGGCATTAAATTCAATAACACATACTTTAGCTGGATGAGTGTAGATTATAACGCAAGTATTTCCAGAACAAAGCAGACAAGTACAGGAAAGATAAATTCCAATGCCGTCAGAACAGGATTTACACATAATCTTGGCGTGTTTTTCTATCCTGTTGAAAACCATACGATCGGATTCAACTGGGACCAGGTTAATACAAACGCAGCCGACCAAAAATACCGCAATGGGTTTTATGACGTTTCATATCAGTTTACCTGGGCTAAAAAGAAAATTGATTTTGAAGTTAAATGGATGAATATTGCAAACAAAAAAGTATTTGAAACATATGATATCAATACAACCAATATTACTTTTACAAGATACCAGCTCCGCCCAAGCCAGGTTATGTTTACCGTAAAATTCAACTTCAAATAA
- a CDS encoding cupin-like domain-containing protein yields the protein MGIILKPIDVVDDITQEEFTEKYLKPRRPVVIKNMARKWPAYQKWTMDYVKEAVGDVEVPLYDSKKADPAAPINTPTTKMMFADYIDLIQKEPTDLRIFFFDPIKHAKKLLEDYISPKELMGGFLDKYPSMFFGGKGSVTFLHFDIDMAHIFHTHFNGRKHVKLFEYKWKERLYQLPYATYALEDYDIDNPDFEKYPALDGVEGIECFLEHGDTLFMPTGWWHWMKYLDGSFSISLRAWDKSWAVKAHSLWNLTVQRKFDDIMKSNFKKKYMDWKEKVAVKRAEIALKRGLPRR from the coding sequence ATGGGAATTATTTTAAAGCCTATAGATGTTGTAGATGATATTACTCAGGAAGAGTTTACAGAAAAATATCTAAAGCCCAGAAGGCCCGTTGTCATTAAAAATATGGCAAGAAAATGGCCTGCTTACCAGAAGTGGACCATGGATTATGTAAAGGAAGCGGTAGGTGATGTGGAAGTTCCTCTTTATGATTCTAAAAAAGCAGATCCTGCAGCTCCCATCAATACACCGACTACAAAAATGATGTTCGCAGATTATATAGACCTCATCCAGAAGGAGCCTACCGATCTGAGAATCTTCTTTTTTGATCCTATAAAGCACGCCAAAAAATTACTGGAAGACTATATTTCTCCAAAAGAACTGATGGGCGGCTTCCTTGATAAATATCCTTCCATGTTTTTTGGTGGAAAGGGTTCTGTAACTTTTCTTCATTTTGATATTGATATGGCGCATATTTTCCATACGCATTTCAACGGAAGAAAGCATGTGAAGTTATTTGAATATAAATGGAAAGAAAGACTGTATCAGCTTCCTTATGCAACCTATGCACTGGAAGATTATGATATCGACAATCCTGATTTTGAAAAATATCCTGCCCTGGATGGCGTAGAGGGCATTGAATGTTTCCTTGAACATGGTGATACTCTTTTCATGCCTACAGGATGGTGGCACTGGATGAAGTACCTGGACGGAAGCTTCTCTATTTCTTTAAGAGCATGGGACAAATCCTGGGCAGTAAAGGCCCACTCTTTATGGAATCTTACCGTACAGCGTAAATTTGATGATATCATGAAGTCTAATTTCAAAAAGAAATATATGGACTGGAAAGAAAAAGTAGCCGTTAAAAGAGCTGAAATTGCTTTAAAAAGAGGTTTACCAAGAAGATAA
- a CDS encoding metallophosphoesterase — protein MGRTLVIGDIHGGFKALKQVLDRAGIVENDQLIFLGDYVDGWSESSQIIQFLTQLSGKQECIFIKGNHDAWCEDWLSFGKGSDVWLFNGGKSTVESYNDYSVEDLDLHLEFFQRMKNYHVDEANRLFIHAGYSSMHGPEKEVYSSNYRWDRTLWETAVAMDKKLAKNSQLYPKRLLLYNEIFIGHTPTLDIGIKYPVNKANIWNMDTGAAYTGSLSIMDIDTKEFWQSDPLPALYPDEKGRNN, from the coding sequence ATGGGCAGGACATTAGTAATAGGAGATATTCACGGAGGTTTTAAGGCCCTGAAGCAGGTTCTTGATAGAGCAGGAATTGTAGAAAATGATCAACTTATTTTCTTGGGAGATTATGTGGACGGATGGAGCGAATCTTCCCAAATTATACAGTTTCTGACACAGCTTTCCGGAAAGCAGGAATGTATTTTTATCAAAGGAAATCACGATGCCTGGTGTGAAGACTGGCTTTCGTTTGGAAAAGGTTCGGATGTCTGGCTTTTTAATGGCGGAAAGAGTACCGTTGAAAGCTATAATGATTATTCAGTGGAAGATCTGGACCTTCACCTTGAGTTTTTTCAAAGGATGAAAAATTATCATGTAGATGAGGCTAACAGGCTGTTTATTCATGCCGGTTATTCATCCATGCACGGCCCCGAAAAAGAAGTCTATTCCAGCAATTACCGTTGGGACAGGACCTTGTGGGAAACCGCAGTTGCCATGGATAAGAAATTAGCAAAAAACTCACAGCTTTATCCTAAAAGACTGCTTTTGTACAATGAAATATTTATAGGCCATACCCCGACATTGGATATAGGCATTAAATATCCCGTCAACAAAGCTAATATCTGGAATATGGACACCGGAGCAGCATATACAGGCTCATTGTCAATCATGGATATTGATACCAAAGAATTCTGGCAGAGCGATCCGCTTCCCGCTTTATACCCTGATGAAAAGGGAAGAAACAACTAA
- a CDS encoding RNA 2'-phosphotransferase, whose product MNEIENKRISKFLSLILRHQPEIIQLKLDENGWADVSELIAKSAKGRMHFTFKDLEEVVETNNKKRFAFNDDKTKIRASQGHSIDVDLALKAIQPPDFLYHGTAESNISSILEKGIEKRARQHVHLSADKETATKVGMRHGRPFILTIRTKEMHEDGIPFYLSANGVWLADFVDAKYISK is encoded by the coding sequence ATGAATGAAATAGAAAACAAAAGAATAAGCAAATTTCTAAGCCTTATTCTCAGACATCAACCCGAAATCATTCAGCTGAAACTGGATGAAAACGGCTGGGCAGACGTTAGTGAACTCATTGCAAAATCTGCAAAAGGCAGAATGCATTTTACTTTCAAAGACCTTGAAGAAGTGGTAGAAACCAATAATAAAAAACGTTTTGCCTTTAACGATGATAAAACAAAGATCAGGGCAAGTCAGGGACACTCCATTGATGTAGATCTGGCTCTGAAAGCAATTCAGCCACCCGATTTCCTGTATCACGGAACAGCAGAATCCAATATTTCTTCCATCCTGGAAAAAGGAATTGAAAAAAGGGCCCGCCAGCACGTTCACTTAAGTGCAGATAAGGAAACGGCCACAAAAGTAGGCATGCGCCACGGAAGACCTTTTATTCTGACAATCAGGACAAAAGAGATGCATGAAGACGGAATACCGTTCTATCTTTCTGCAAACGGAGTCTGGCTGGCTGATTTTGTGGATGCCAAATATATTTCAAAGTAA
- a CDS encoding ADP-ribosylglycohydrolase family protein: MENIVKAGIFGVCVGDALGVPVEFRSRDQLKRSPVTKMRALGTHHQPAGTWSDDTSLTLCLADNLSNGYDLENIALKFLQWYNAEIWTPHGRVFDIGIATSQAIHRIGKGISPTLCGGNSEFDNGNGSLMRIMPLLFYIRDFPIEKRFDITKDVSSITHGHIRSVLACFIYLELALEILTGKDKWEAYRTMQKKVSEFLNHNPICSQNEMDKFHRILELKVGEYDLDPLYTLKEEQINSSGYVLHSLEASLWCFLNSETYAEAVLKAVNLGEDTDTTGAITGGIAGIYYGFENIPEEWIAELARKNDIEALCEKLQKKLIQ; this comes from the coding sequence ATGGAAAATATAGTAAAAGCCGGAATTTTTGGAGTATGCGTTGGAGATGCGTTGGGAGTTCCGGTGGAATTCAGAAGCAGAGATCAGCTTAAACGCTCACCGGTTACTAAAATGAGAGCGTTGGGAACTCACCATCAACCCGCAGGAACTTGGAGTGATGATACTTCATTAACATTATGCCTTGCAGATAATCTTTCCAATGGTTATGATCTGGAAAATATTGCGTTAAAGTTTCTCCAGTGGTATAATGCAGAGATCTGGACACCTCATGGAAGGGTTTTTGATATTGGAATTGCAACTTCACAAGCCATACATAGAATAGGCAAGGGTATCTCCCCTACTTTATGCGGAGGAAATTCGGAGTTTGATAATGGAAATGGTTCTTTAATGCGGATCATGCCATTATTATTTTATATCAGGGATTTTCCTATTGAAAAACGCTTTGATATTACAAAAGATGTTTCGTCCATTACACATGGACATATCCGATCTGTTTTGGCTTGCTTTATTTATTTGGAATTGGCTTTAGAAATTCTGACGGGAAAAGATAAATGGGAAGCATATAGAACAATGCAGAAGAAAGTTAGCGAATTTTTGAATCATAATCCTATCTGTTCTCAAAATGAGATGGATAAATTCCATAGAATTTTAGAATTAAAAGTAGGAGAATATGATTTGGACCCGCTATATACTTTGAAAGAAGAACAAATAAATTCTTCCGGTTACGTCCTCCACAGCCTAGAAGCATCACTATGGTGCTTCCTGAACTCTGAAACCTATGCAGAAGCAGTCCTGAAGGCTGTAAATTTAGGAGAAGATACAGACACCACTGGAGCCATCACCGGAGGAATTGCAGGAATCTATTACGGTTTTGAAAATATTCCGGAAGAATGGATTGCTGAACTGGCAAGAAAAAATGATATTGAAGCTTTATGCGAAAAGCTTCAGAAAAAACTAATACAATAA